A single Gasterosteus aculeatus chromosome 2, fGasAcu3.hap1.1, whole genome shotgun sequence DNA region contains:
- the LOC120829374 gene encoding uncharacterized protein LOC120829374 isoform X2 yields the protein MTAKHRRGKGNSKHEDGSFRNDVAESESRAGGNNPAVLSVLFLLIAIGGAGGAWFCFQQQQTLTHLTDNLMGMQMKIVKLQSSHEEMRQSSSEHVPESLETRLHALEDSYALAQKQVALATAEQLKTSELPSQVLSLHAEMSARLAEVQQGTVSPEQLSQLQSLLEGKSEEFDGVRVQVDGLAALGVELSRKVEVLAVSVGEAESKLQEGQVAALSAGLDGQAAEVLRLKGRLDAYQAQLEAGTREMAAVRELLEVEASQRLQQAGVEEQLNAPVRPAEEETAPEEGEAAASEEEEATASEEEEAAAPEEEEAAAPEEEEAAAPEEEEAAESEEEEAAAPEEEEAAESEEEGAAAPEEEEAAAPEEEEAAAPEEEEASAPEEEEAAAPEEEEAAAPEDEEPAASEEDGAAASAEHEAATSEEEEAAVPEGEEPATSGKEEAEEAFPTDGKQETSHPEVEADEGEKAAAQDEAPVEWGDSANDETAPVEEVQSEEEPEEENQHADEEERDTKEEVEEEMLSEGETGLGGEEEPYHVAAEEETGDEEEPLGHDALLEDE from the exons ATGACGGCGAAGCATCGGCGAGGGAAAGGCAACAGCAAACATGAGGACGGCTCGTTCAGGAACGACGTCGCCGAGTCGGAGAGTCGCGCCGGAGGCAACAACCCCGCGGTGCTCTCGGTTCTATTCCTGCTCATCGCGATCGGCGGTGCCGGGGGCGCATGGTTctgtttccagcagcagcaaactTTAACCCACTTAACTGACAATCTCATGGGCATGCAGATGAAAATAGTAAAACTTCAGTCGTCCCACGAAGAAATGCGACAGTCAAGCAGCGAG CACGTTCCGGAGAGCCTGGAGACCCGCCTCCACGCCCTGGAGGATTCTTATGCTCTGGCCCAGAAACAGGTGGCCTTGGCCACAGCGGAGCAGCTCAAGACGTCCGAGCTCCCCTCTCAGGTGCTGTCGCTCCACGCGGAGATGAGCGCCCGGCTGGCGGAGGTGCAGCAGGGCACCGTGTCCCCGGAGCAGCTGAGCCAGCTGCAGAGCTTGCTGGAGGGGAAGAGCGAGGAGTTCGACGGGGTCAGGGTTCAGGTGGACGGCCTGGCCGCGCTCGGCGTCGAGCTGTCCCGCAAGGTGGAGGTCCTGGCGGTGAGCGTCGGGGAGGCGGAGTCGAAGCTGCAGGAAGGACAGGTTGCCGCGCTGAGTGCCGGTTTGGACGGACAAGCAGCCGAGGTGCTCAGACTGAAGGGGCGGCTGGACGCTTACCAGGCTCAGCTCGAGGCCGGCACGCGGGAGATGGCTGCCGTCAG AGAGTTGCTTGAGGTCGAAGCGTCCCAGCGGCTCCAGCAGGCGGGTGTGGAAGAGCAGCTCAATGCG CCGGTGAGACCGGCGGAGGAAGAGACAGCTCCTGAAGAAGGGGAAGCTGCAGCttctgaagaagaggaagctacagcttctgaagaagaagaagctgcagcacctgaagaagaggaagctgcagcacctgaagaagaggaagctgcagcacctgaagaagaggaagctgcagaatctgaagaagaggaagctgcagcacctgaagaagaggaagctgcagaATCTGAAGAAGAGGGAGCTGCAGcacctgaagaagaggaagctgcagcacctgaagaagaggaagctgcagcacctgaagaagaggaagcttcAGCACccgaagaagaggaagctgcagcacccgaagaagaggaagctgcagcACCCGAAGACGAGGAACCTGCAGCATCCGAAGAAGACGGAGCTGCAGCATCTGCGGAACACGAAGCTGCAACatctgaagaagaggaagctgcagtACCTGAAGGAGAGGAACCTGCAACATCTGGAAAAGAGGAAGCCGAAGAAGCATTTCCTACTGACGGAAAACAAGAGACATCCCACCCAGAAGTGGAGGCGGATGAAGGAGAAAAGGCGGCGGCACAGGATGAAGCACCTGTTGAATGGGGAGACTCGGCGAATGATGAAACTGCTCCTGTAGAGGAGGTGCAGAGTGAAGAAGAGCCTGAAGAGGAGAACCAGCATGCAGATGAAGAAGAGAGGGATACAAAAgaagaagtagaggaggagaTGTTGTCTGAAGGAGAAACAGGactgggaggggaggaagaaccGTACCATGTAGCAGCTGAAGAGGAGACGGGTGACGAAGAGGAGCCATTAGGACATGACGCTTTACTGGAGGATGAAT AG
- the LOC120829374 gene encoding uncharacterized protein LOC120829374 isoform X1, whose translation MTAKHRRGKGNSKHEDGSFRNDVAESESRAGGNNPAVLSVLFLLIAIGGAGGAWFCFQQQQTLTHLTDNLMGMQMKIVKLQSSHEEMRQSSSEQHVPESLETRLHALEDSYALAQKQVALATAEQLKTSELPSQVLSLHAEMSARLAEVQQGTVSPEQLSQLQSLLEGKSEEFDGVRVQVDGLAALGVELSRKVEVLAVSVGEAESKLQEGQVAALSAGLDGQAAEVLRLKGRLDAYQAQLEAGTREMAAVRELLEVEASQRLQQAGVEEQLNAPVRPAEEETAPEEGEAAASEEEEATASEEEEAAAPEEEEAAAPEEEEAAAPEEEEAAESEEEEAAAPEEEEAAESEEEGAAAPEEEEAAAPEEEEAAAPEEEEASAPEEEEAAAPEEEEAAAPEDEEPAASEEDGAAASAEHEAATSEEEEAAVPEGEEPATSGKEEAEEAFPTDGKQETSHPEVEADEGEKAAAQDEAPVEWGDSANDETAPVEEVQSEEEPEEENQHADEEERDTKEEVEEEMLSEGETGLGGEEEPYHVAAEEETGDEEEPLGHDALLEDE comes from the exons ATGACGGCGAAGCATCGGCGAGGGAAAGGCAACAGCAAACATGAGGACGGCTCGTTCAGGAACGACGTCGCCGAGTCGGAGAGTCGCGCCGGAGGCAACAACCCCGCGGTGCTCTCGGTTCTATTCCTGCTCATCGCGATCGGCGGTGCCGGGGGCGCATGGTTctgtttccagcagcagcaaactTTAACCCACTTAACTGACAATCTCATGGGCATGCAGATGAAAATAGTAAAACTTCAGTCGTCCCACGAAGAAATGCGACAGTCAAGCAGCGAG CAGCACGTTCCGGAGAGCCTGGAGACCCGCCTCCACGCCCTGGAGGATTCTTATGCTCTGGCCCAGAAACAGGTGGCCTTGGCCACAGCGGAGCAGCTCAAGACGTCCGAGCTCCCCTCTCAGGTGCTGTCGCTCCACGCGGAGATGAGCGCCCGGCTGGCGGAGGTGCAGCAGGGCACCGTGTCCCCGGAGCAGCTGAGCCAGCTGCAGAGCTTGCTGGAGGGGAAGAGCGAGGAGTTCGACGGGGTCAGGGTTCAGGTGGACGGCCTGGCCGCGCTCGGCGTCGAGCTGTCCCGCAAGGTGGAGGTCCTGGCGGTGAGCGTCGGGGAGGCGGAGTCGAAGCTGCAGGAAGGACAGGTTGCCGCGCTGAGTGCCGGTTTGGACGGACAAGCAGCCGAGGTGCTCAGACTGAAGGGGCGGCTGGACGCTTACCAGGCTCAGCTCGAGGCCGGCACGCGGGAGATGGCTGCCGTCAG AGAGTTGCTTGAGGTCGAAGCGTCCCAGCGGCTCCAGCAGGCGGGTGTGGAAGAGCAGCTCAATGCG CCGGTGAGACCGGCGGAGGAAGAGACAGCTCCTGAAGAAGGGGAAGCTGCAGCttctgaagaagaggaagctacagcttctgaagaagaagaagctgcagcacctgaagaagaggaagctgcagcacctgaagaagaggaagctgcagcacctgaagaagaggaagctgcagaatctgaagaagaggaagctgcagcacctgaagaagaggaagctgcagaATCTGAAGAAGAGGGAGCTGCAGcacctgaagaagaggaagctgcagcacctgaagaagaggaagctgcagcacctgaagaagaggaagcttcAGCACccgaagaagaggaagctgcagcacccgaagaagaggaagctgcagcACCCGAAGACGAGGAACCTGCAGCATCCGAAGAAGACGGAGCTGCAGCATCTGCGGAACACGAAGCTGCAACatctgaagaagaggaagctgcagtACCTGAAGGAGAGGAACCTGCAACATCTGGAAAAGAGGAAGCCGAAGAAGCATTTCCTACTGACGGAAAACAAGAGACATCCCACCCAGAAGTGGAGGCGGATGAAGGAGAAAAGGCGGCGGCACAGGATGAAGCACCTGTTGAATGGGGAGACTCGGCGAATGATGAAACTGCTCCTGTAGAGGAGGTGCAGAGTGAAGAAGAGCCTGAAGAGGAGAACCAGCATGCAGATGAAGAAGAGAGGGATACAAAAgaagaagtagaggaggagaTGTTGTCTGAAGGAGAAACAGGactgggaggggaggaagaaccGTACCATGTAGCAGCTGAAGAGGAGACGGGTGACGAAGAGGAGCCATTAGGACATGACGCTTTACTGGAGGATGAAT AG
- the LOC144383007 gene encoding uncharacterized protein LOC144383007: MQAFLPSRSYLTPVRDEEAESQRKAKSRHARQTRRSTQGVTLTDLKEAQKSNILSPQNSRKAEGGPLAELSCLKNGLTDDRRVRSVSMETTETAEISPKWPDGPKWSKMDEQGNVERRLETIADSPMSDLPCSCVAGSRGLLHCNNAFTAGAICRRDENQNRVEDEAPLTRQRLFCDGEVRGERHRKQRGFDLVSIDGSCLVSGCPPLSTTRWSQKISVLSLCAERIRVFTVHLRITTVSCIQIP; encoded by the exons ATGCAGGCATTTCTTCCCAG CAGGTCATACCTGACCCCAGTCAGGGACGAGGAAGCGGAGTCTCAGAGGAAAGCAAAGTCCCGTCATGCCAGACAGACCCGAAGGTCAACACAG GGAGTGACTCTGACTGACCTGAAAGAGGCTCAGAAAAGCAACATCCTGTCTCCTCAAAACAGTCGGAAGGCGGAAGGAGGCCCTCTGGCTGAATTGAGTTGCCTGAAGAACGGCTTGACGGACGACAGGAGAGTCAGAAGTGTCTCGATGGAGACAACGGAAACAGCGGAGATCAGTCCCAAATGGCCCGATGGTCCCAAATGGAGCAAAATGGACGAG CAGGGGAACGTTGAACGCAGGTTAGAAACCATCGCCGACTCTCCGATGTCAGACCTTCCGTGTTCGTGTGTTGCTGGATCCCGTGGGCTGCTTCACTGCAACAACGCCTTCACAG CTGGTGCGATATGCCGGAGGGATGAAAATCAGAACCGCGTTGAAGATGAAGCTCCGCTGACAAGACAGCGACTCTTCTGTGATGGAGAGGTACGTGGAGAACGTCACAGAAAGCAAAGAGGTTTTGATTTAGTCTCCATTGATGGCTCTTGCCTCGTTTCCGGTTGTCCCCCCCTGAGTACCACTAGATGGAGCCAAAAGATTTCTGTTCTCTCACTTTGTGCTGAGCGGATCCGAGTATTTACAGTTCACTTGAGAATAACTACAGTCTCATGCATTCAGATCCCTTGA
- the LOC120829572 gene encoding protein phosphatase 1 regulatory subunit 12B isoform X2, with amino-acid sequence MSTYYPRTKDLTRTRKSLTESPPSSPSPTDKNYRHDRLSRYDSSGESATDKPLGRAGSYTRRETRLAALSKEEQDSSSKDYKKMYAEALHENEKLKSRLQDSKHELVKIRSQLDKVAQRHDRLSERSTVLESEKREKQALDKKVSNMEDELKAFPALAQVQTLRRVNECLLAENRAMLRALARLSETASMPETEDL; translated from the exons atgtCCACCTACTACCCGCGCACCAAGGACCTGACTCGCACCAGGAAGTCGCTGACCGAGTCCCcgccgtcctctccgtcccCTACAGACAAAAACTACAGA catgacAGATTGTCAAG ATATGACTCCAGTGGGGAGAGTGCAACGGACAAACCGCTGGGCCGCGCCGGCTCTTACACCCGCAGGGAGACCAGGCTGGCTGCCCTGAGCAAAGAGGAGCAAGACTCCTCCAGCAAAGACTATAAGAAG ATGTACGCAGAGGCTTTGCATGAGAACGAGAAGCTAAAGTCCAGGCTGCAGGACAGCAAACACGAACTGGTGAAGATCCGCTCTCAGCTGGACAAAGTCGCGCAG AGGCACGACAGACTATCAGAGAGATCTACAGTCCTTGAGTCTGAGAAAAGG GAAAAACAAGCTCTTGATAAAAAAGTGTCAAACATGGAGGATGAGTTGAAG GCCTTCCCCGCTCTGGCTCAGGTCCAGACCTTGCGGCGGGTAAACGAGTGTCTCCTGGCTGAGAACAGAGCGATGCTGCGCGCCCTCGCCCGCCTCTCCGAGACGGCCTCCATGCCGGAGACGGAGGACCTCTGA
- the LOC120829572 gene encoding protein phosphatase 1 regulatory subunit 12B isoform X1 — protein MSTYYPRTKDLTRTRKSLTESPPSSPSPTDKNYRHDRLSRYDSSGESATDKPLGRAGSYTRRETRLAALSKEEQDSSSKDYKKMYAEALHENEKLKSRLQDSKHELVKIRSQLDKVAQRHDRLSERSTVLESEKREKQALDKKVSNMEDELKLSLSLSPPVQAFPALAQVQTLRRVNECLLAENRAMLRALARLSETASMPETEDL, from the exons atgtCCACCTACTACCCGCGCACCAAGGACCTGACTCGCACCAGGAAGTCGCTGACCGAGTCCCcgccgtcctctccgtcccCTACAGACAAAAACTACAGA catgacAGATTGTCAAG ATATGACTCCAGTGGGGAGAGTGCAACGGACAAACCGCTGGGCCGCGCCGGCTCTTACACCCGCAGGGAGACCAGGCTGGCTGCCCTGAGCAAAGAGGAGCAAGACTCCTCCAGCAAAGACTATAAGAAG ATGTACGCAGAGGCTTTGCATGAGAACGAGAAGCTAAAGTCCAGGCTGCAGGACAGCAAACACGAACTGGTGAAGATCCGCTCTCAGCTGGACAAAGTCGCGCAG AGGCACGACAGACTATCAGAGAGATCTACAGTCCTTGAGTCTGAGAAAAGG GAAAAACAAGCTCTTGATAAAAAAGTGTCAAACATGGAGGATGAGTTGAAG ctctctctctctctctccccccctgtgCAGGCCTTCCCCGCTCTGGCTCAGGTCCAGACCTTGCGGCGGGTAAACGAGTGTCTCCTGGCTGAGAACAGAGCGATGCTGCGCGCCCTCGCCCGCCTCTCCGAGACGGCCTCCATGCCGGAGACGGAGGACCTCTGA
- the LOC120829572 gene encoding protein phosphatase 1 regulatory subunit 12B isoform X3 — translation MSTYYPRTKDLTRTRKSLTESPPSSPSPTDKNYRHDRLSRYDSSGESATDKPLGRAGSYTRRETRLAALSKEEQDSSSKDYKKMYAEALHENEKLKSRLQDSKHELVKIRSQLDKVAQRHDRLSERSTVLESEKREKQALDKKVSNMEDELKVLTELKSDNQRLKDENGALIRVISKLSK, via the exons atgtCCACCTACTACCCGCGCACCAAGGACCTGACTCGCACCAGGAAGTCGCTGACCGAGTCCCcgccgtcctctccgtcccCTACAGACAAAAACTACAGA catgacAGATTGTCAAG ATATGACTCCAGTGGGGAGAGTGCAACGGACAAACCGCTGGGCCGCGCCGGCTCTTACACCCGCAGGGAGACCAGGCTGGCTGCCCTGAGCAAAGAGGAGCAAGACTCCTCCAGCAAAGACTATAAGAAG ATGTACGCAGAGGCTTTGCATGAGAACGAGAAGCTAAAGTCCAGGCTGCAGGACAGCAAACACGAACTGGTGAAGATCCGCTCTCAGCTGGACAAAGTCGCGCAG AGGCACGACAGACTATCAGAGAGATCTACAGTCCTTGAGTCTGAGAAAAGG GAAAAACAAGCTCTTGATAAAAAAGTGTCAAACATGGAGGATGAGTTGAAG GTCTTAACAGAGCTCAAGTCAGACAACCAGAGGCTCAAGGACGAGAACGGGGCTCTCATTCGAGTCATCAGCAAACTGTCTAAATGA
- the LOC120829572 gene encoding protein phosphatase 1 regulatory subunit 12B isoform X4 — protein sequence MSTYYPRTKDLTRTRKSLTESPPSSPSPTDKNYRHDRLSRYDSSGESATDKPLGRAGSYTRRETRLAALSKEEQDSSSKDYKKMYAEALHENEKLKSRLQDSKHELVKIRSQLDKVAQRHDRLSERSTVLESEKREKQALDKKVSNMEDELKQDAPLRFRCGYQP from the exons atgtCCACCTACTACCCGCGCACCAAGGACCTGACTCGCACCAGGAAGTCGCTGACCGAGTCCCcgccgtcctctccgtcccCTACAGACAAAAACTACAGA catgacAGATTGTCAAG ATATGACTCCAGTGGGGAGAGTGCAACGGACAAACCGCTGGGCCGCGCCGGCTCTTACACCCGCAGGGAGACCAGGCTGGCTGCCCTGAGCAAAGAGGAGCAAGACTCCTCCAGCAAAGACTATAAGAAG ATGTACGCAGAGGCTTTGCATGAGAACGAGAAGCTAAAGTCCAGGCTGCAGGACAGCAAACACGAACTGGTGAAGATCCGCTCTCAGCTGGACAAAGTCGCGCAG AGGCACGACAGACTATCAGAGAGATCTACAGTCCTTGAGTCTGAGAAAAGG GAAAAACAAGCTCTTGATAAAAAAGTGTCAAACATGGAGGATGAGTTGAAG CAGGACGCCCCGCTGCGGTTCCGCTGCGGGTACCAGCCCTGA
- the LOC120829572 gene encoding protein phosphatase 1 regulatory subunit 12B isoform X5, protein MSTYYPRTKDLTRTRKSLTESPPSSPSPTDKNYRHDRLSRYDSSGESATDKPLGRAGSYTRRETRLAALSKEEQDSSSKDYKKMYAEALHENEKLKSRLQDSKHELVKIRSQLDKVAQRHDRLSERSTVLESEKREKQALDKKVSNMEDELKDAPLRFRCGYQP, encoded by the exons atgtCCACCTACTACCCGCGCACCAAGGACCTGACTCGCACCAGGAAGTCGCTGACCGAGTCCCcgccgtcctctccgtcccCTACAGACAAAAACTACAGA catgacAGATTGTCAAG ATATGACTCCAGTGGGGAGAGTGCAACGGACAAACCGCTGGGCCGCGCCGGCTCTTACACCCGCAGGGAGACCAGGCTGGCTGCCCTGAGCAAAGAGGAGCAAGACTCCTCCAGCAAAGACTATAAGAAG ATGTACGCAGAGGCTTTGCATGAGAACGAGAAGCTAAAGTCCAGGCTGCAGGACAGCAAACACGAACTGGTGAAGATCCGCTCTCAGCTGGACAAAGTCGCGCAG AGGCACGACAGACTATCAGAGAGATCTACAGTCCTTGAGTCTGAGAAAAGG GAAAAACAAGCTCTTGATAAAAAAGTGTCAAACATGGAGGATGAGTTGAAG GACGCCCCGCTGCGGTTCCGCTGCGGGTACCAGCCCTGA
- the LOC120828943 gene encoding synaptotagmin-2 isoform X1, with translation MTKWNLFKHQTTPMVVANPTGASALTVTPAPVALVSTDNSTEPVEKNDGFDEIKNKFLNEIDKIPLPPWAIIAIAVVAALLILTCCFCIIKKCCCKKKKNKKGKKGKGEMGMKNLKGGEKQQDEDDEEDDVEPGLTGDEKEEEVKEKEKLGKLQYSIDYDFQENKLTVGILQAADLLSMDSGGTSDPYVKVFVLPDKKKKYDTKVHKKTLNPTFNETFTFKIPFQEMGGKTLVMSVYDFDRFSKHDVIGEIKIPMNTLDLAKPIEEWKDLDSADQEEPEKLGDICISLRYVPTAGKLTICILEAKNLKKMDVGGLSDPYVKINLLQNGKRLKKKKTTVKKNTLNPYYNESFSFEIPIDQMQKILAVITVLDYDKIGKNDAIGKILVGSKSTGAGLKHWSDMLANPRRPIAQWHPLQPEEEVDAALAALNAKK, from the exons ATGACGAAGTGGAACTTGTTCAAGCATCAGACAACGCCCATGGTAGTCGCTAACCCAACGGGGGCCAGTGCCTTGACTGTGACCCCTGCCCCCGTCGCTCTGGTCTCCACCGACAACTCCACCGAACCCGTCGAGAAGAACGACGGCTTCGACGAGATCAAAAACAAGTTCCTGAATGAAATCGACAAGATCCCAC TGCCGCCCTGGGCCATCATTGCCATTGCCGTGGTCGCTGCTTTACTCATTCTAACATGCTGCTTCTGCATCATCAAGAAATGCTgttgcaagaagaagaagaacaagaagggcAAGAAGGGGAAGGGTGAAATGGGAATGAAGAACCTGAAAGGGGGAGAG aaacaacaggatgaagacgacgaggaggacgacgtGGAACCCGGGCTCACTGGAgacgagaaagaggaggaggtgaaggagaaagagaagctcGGGAAGCTGCAGTACTCCATCGATTACGACTTCCAGGAGAACAAG ctgaCTGTGGGAATCCTGCAAGCAGCTGACCTGCTCTCCATGGACAGCGGCGGCACCTCTGACCCCTACGTCAAGGTCTTCGTCCTCCccgacaagaagaagaagtacgACACAAAGGTTCACAAGAAAACGCTCAATCCCACCTTCAACGAGACCTTTACCTTCAAG ATTCCATTCCAAGAGATGGGAGGAAAGACTCTGGTGATGTCAGTCTATGACTTTGATCGCTTCTCTAAACACGATGTCATCGGAGAGATTAAAATACCCATGAACACCCTGGACCTGGCAAAGCCAATTGAGGAGTGGAAGGACCTGGACAGCGCGGATCAAGAAGAG CCGGAGAAGCTGGGTGACATTTGCATCTCCCTGCGTTACGTCCCCACCGCTGGCAAACTCACCATCTGTATTCTGGAGGCCAAGAACCTGAAGAAAATGGACGTGGGAGGACTGTCAG ATCCCTACGTGAAAATTAACCTGCTGCAGAATGGAAagaggctgaagaagaagaagacgacagtGAAGAAGAACACTTTGAATCCGTACTATAATGAGTCTTTCAGCTTTGAGATTCCTATTGATCAAATGCAG AAAATCCTAGCTGTGATCACGGTGCTGGATTATGACAAGATTGGCAAGAACGACGCCATCGGGAAGATCTTGGTGGGAAGCAAGAGCACAGGGGCCGGGCTGAAACACTGGTCCGACATGCTGGCCAACCCCCGTCGCCCCATCGCCCAGTGGCATCCGCTGCAgcccgaggaggaggtggatgcCGCCCTCGCAGCGCTGAATGCCAAGAAGTAA
- the LOC120828943 gene encoding synaptotagmin-2 isoform X2, whose product MTKWNLFKHQTTPMVVANPTGASALTVTPAPVALVSTDNSTEPVEKNDGFDEIKNKFLNEIDKIPLPPWAIIAIAVVAALLILTCCFCIIKKCCCKKKKNKKGKKGKGEMGMKNLKGGEDEDDEEDDVEPGLTGDEKEEEVKEKEKLGKLQYSIDYDFQENKLTVGILQAADLLSMDSGGTSDPYVKVFVLPDKKKKYDTKVHKKTLNPTFNETFTFKIPFQEMGGKTLVMSVYDFDRFSKHDVIGEIKIPMNTLDLAKPIEEWKDLDSADQEEPEKLGDICISLRYVPTAGKLTICILEAKNLKKMDVGGLSDPYVKINLLQNGKRLKKKKTTVKKNTLNPYYNESFSFEIPIDQMQKILAVITVLDYDKIGKNDAIGKILVGSKSTGAGLKHWSDMLANPRRPIAQWHPLQPEEEVDAALAALNAKK is encoded by the exons ATGACGAAGTGGAACTTGTTCAAGCATCAGACAACGCCCATGGTAGTCGCTAACCCAACGGGGGCCAGTGCCTTGACTGTGACCCCTGCCCCCGTCGCTCTGGTCTCCACCGACAACTCCACCGAACCCGTCGAGAAGAACGACGGCTTCGACGAGATCAAAAACAAGTTCCTGAATGAAATCGACAAGATCCCAC TGCCGCCCTGGGCCATCATTGCCATTGCCGTGGTCGCTGCTTTACTCATTCTAACATGCTGCTTCTGCATCATCAAGAAATGCTgttgcaagaagaagaagaacaagaagggcAAGAAGGGGAAGGGTGAAATGGGAATGAAGAACCTGAAAGGGGGAGAG gatgaagacgacgaggaggacgacgtGGAACCCGGGCTCACTGGAgacgagaaagaggaggaggtgaaggagaaagagaagctcGGGAAGCTGCAGTACTCCATCGATTACGACTTCCAGGAGAACAAG ctgaCTGTGGGAATCCTGCAAGCAGCTGACCTGCTCTCCATGGACAGCGGCGGCACCTCTGACCCCTACGTCAAGGTCTTCGTCCTCCccgacaagaagaagaagtacgACACAAAGGTTCACAAGAAAACGCTCAATCCCACCTTCAACGAGACCTTTACCTTCAAG ATTCCATTCCAAGAGATGGGAGGAAAGACTCTGGTGATGTCAGTCTATGACTTTGATCGCTTCTCTAAACACGATGTCATCGGAGAGATTAAAATACCCATGAACACCCTGGACCTGGCAAAGCCAATTGAGGAGTGGAAGGACCTGGACAGCGCGGATCAAGAAGAG CCGGAGAAGCTGGGTGACATTTGCATCTCCCTGCGTTACGTCCCCACCGCTGGCAAACTCACCATCTGTATTCTGGAGGCCAAGAACCTGAAGAAAATGGACGTGGGAGGACTGTCAG ATCCCTACGTGAAAATTAACCTGCTGCAGAATGGAAagaggctgaagaagaagaagacgacagtGAAGAAGAACACTTTGAATCCGTACTATAATGAGTCTTTCAGCTTTGAGATTCCTATTGATCAAATGCAG AAAATCCTAGCTGTGATCACGGTGCTGGATTATGACAAGATTGGCAAGAACGACGCCATCGGGAAGATCTTGGTGGGAAGCAAGAGCACAGGGGCCGGGCTGAAACACTGGTCCGACATGCTGGCCAACCCCCGTCGCCCCATCGCCCAGTGGCATCCGCTGCAgcccgaggaggaggtggatgcCGCCCTCGCAGCGCTGAATGCCAAGAAGTAA